A portion of the Flavobacterium limnophilum genome contains these proteins:
- a CDS encoding glycoside hydrolase family 43 protein, translated as MKKTLTIVSLLALLSSCKTTKPENSAASANAGNTTQTINNPIIKDKYTADPAALVYKDKVYLYTGHDVPEKNVNSYRMNDWLVYSSSDMTHWEEHPVPLKTTDFAWAKGDAWAGQVIERNGKFYWYVTVSHGTIHGKSIGIAVSDSPIGPFKDALGKAIITNDMTTKTAISWDDIDPTVIIDNGQAYLFWGNTVCNYVKLKENMIEMDGPIQTIDLPNFTEAPWIHKHKDWYYLSYAYQFPEKIAYAMSKSVNGPWEYKGILNEVAGNSNTNHQAIIDFKDKSYFIYHNGSIPTDGGSFRRSVCVDRLYYNPDGTMKRVIMTSEGIQK; from the coding sequence ATGAAAAAAACACTTACCATCGTATCGCTTTTGGCACTCCTTTCGTCTTGCAAAACCACAAAGCCAGAGAACAGTGCGGCTTCCGCCAATGCTGGAAATACGACCCAAACCATCAACAATCCCATCATCAAGGACAAATACACCGCAGACCCGGCAGCTTTGGTGTACAAGGACAAAGTCTATCTTTATACGGGACACGACGTTCCAGAGAAAAATGTCAATTCGTATCGAATGAATGATTGGCTGGTATATTCCTCATCAGACATGACCCATTGGGAAGAGCATCCCGTTCCTCTTAAAACAACCGATTTTGCTTGGGCAAAAGGTGATGCTTGGGCAGGACAAGTGATTGAAAGAAACGGAAAATTCTATTGGTATGTGACCGTTTCGCACGGAACCATCCACGGAAAATCAATTGGCATTGCCGTTTCGGATAGTCCAATTGGCCCATTCAAAGACGCTTTGGGAAAAGCAATTATCACCAATGACATGACAACTAAAACCGCTATTAGTTGGGATGATATCGACCCTACTGTTATCATCGACAATGGCCAGGCTTATCTTTTTTGGGGAAATACGGTTTGCAACTACGTGAAATTAAAAGAAAACATGATAGAAATGGATGGCCCAATTCAAACCATCGACTTGCCCAATTTTACTGAAGCACCATGGATTCACAAACATAAGGATTGGTATTATTTGTCGTATGCCTACCAATTTCCCGAAAAAATTGCCTACGCCATGAGCAAATCAGTAAATGGCCCATGGGAATACAAAGGAATTTTGAATGAAGTGGCAGGAAATTCAAACACCAATCATCAAGCAATAATCGACTTTAAAGACAAATCTTATTTTATTTATCACAATGGCTCCATTCCTACCGATGGAGGAAGTTTTAGACGTTCTGTTTGCGTGGACAGATTATACTACAATCCGGACGGAACCATGAAAAGAGTAATCATGACTTCGGAAGGGATTCAAAAATAA